Proteins encoded in a region of the Cupriavidus pauculus genome:
- a CDS encoding antitoxin Xre/MbcA/ParS toxin-binding domain-containing protein, whose translation MPTIAFHPSGAPAPYERYLDRLSGYLGIKVRGGADLATLASERLPVEILERLLEAGLSWDEVAFIVPRRTLSHRREKGQPLTMDESDKAIRLARILAQAVNTFGDVERGLNWLRRQQRRLGGLTPLSVAGTEQGARLVEEQLVQIDDGYFA comes from the coding sequence ATGCCAACAATCGCTTTCCATCCTTCGGGGGCACCTGCCCCATACGAGCGCTACCTCGATAGGTTGAGCGGCTATCTGGGCATCAAGGTACGCGGCGGCGCCGACCTTGCGACGCTGGCAAGCGAGAGGCTACCGGTGGAGATACTCGAGCGCCTGCTCGAGGCGGGGCTCTCATGGGATGAGGTGGCCTTCATCGTCCCGCGCCGCACGCTCAGTCATCGTCGGGAGAAGGGACAGCCGCTGACCATGGACGAGTCGGACAAGGCCATTCGGCTTGCCCGGATCCTGGCGCAGGCGGTGAACACCTTTGGAGACGTCGAGCGCGGTCTCAACTGGTTGCGGCGGCAGCAGCGGCGGCTCGGTGGGCTTACGCCATTGTCAGTCGCTGGGACGGAGCAGGGCGCTCGTCTCGTTGAAGAGCAGTTGGTGCAAATCGACGACGGGTACTTTGCCTGA
- a CDS encoding GlxA family transcriptional regulator, whose protein sequence is MITVAVLALQGVVPFDLGIACDVFSRVVLADGKPAYRVMVCGETTRVDAGGHFDIRAPWKLEDALAADRIIVPDVEDIDRRLSPGASRTLRSALEGGAQVASICTGAFVLAEAGLLDGHRATTHWAAAGELARRYPALTVDTDVLFVDEGNIVTSAGSSAGLDMCLHLVGRDYGQAMAVQAARLAVAPLHRDGGQAAFIQQPVVGNASSLSPLCDWMLKNLHKPIDVPTLAAKARMTPRTFARRFHDQTGTTPIQWLIRQRIRRSQELLETSDASVDQVASASGFDSAITFRARFQRVVGLTPSAYRKRFKQP, encoded by the coding sequence TTGATAACCGTCGCCGTGCTGGCCCTTCAAGGCGTCGTGCCATTCGACCTCGGCATCGCCTGCGATGTGTTCTCCCGCGTTGTGCTTGCCGATGGCAAGCCTGCATACCGCGTGATGGTGTGCGGCGAAACGACGCGGGTGGATGCCGGCGGGCATTTCGATATCCGGGCGCCGTGGAAGCTGGAGGACGCACTAGCCGCGGATCGCATCATCGTGCCTGACGTGGAAGATATCGATCGGCGGCTCTCCCCAGGTGCCTCCAGGACGTTAAGGAGCGCGCTCGAGGGCGGTGCACAGGTCGCCTCGATCTGCACCGGTGCTTTCGTGCTCGCCGAAGCAGGACTGCTGGACGGCCATCGCGCGACAACCCATTGGGCGGCGGCGGGAGAACTGGCACGACGTTATCCCGCCCTCACCGTGGACACCGATGTCCTGTTCGTCGACGAGGGCAACATCGTGACGTCCGCCGGCAGTTCGGCGGGCCTGGACATGTGCCTGCATCTGGTCGGGCGTGATTATGGCCAGGCAATGGCCGTGCAGGCGGCAAGGCTCGCCGTCGCGCCGCTTCATCGCGATGGCGGACAGGCCGCGTTCATCCAGCAGCCGGTGGTCGGCAATGCGTCGAGCCTCTCTCCGCTCTGCGACTGGATGCTCAAGAATCTTCACAAGCCCATCGACGTCCCCACGCTCGCGGCCAAGGCGAGGATGACGCCGCGCACCTTCGCGCGCCGCTTCCATGACCAAACGGGGACGACGCCCATCCAGTGGCTGATCCGGCAACGCATCCGCCGCTCGCAGGAGTTACTGGAGACGAGCGACGCCAGTGTCGATCAGGTGGCCTCAGCATCGGGCTTCGACTCCGCCATCACGTTCCGCGCTCGCTTCCAGCGCGTAGTCGGCCTGACACCTTCGGCCTATAGGAAGCGATTCAAGCAACCGTAG
- a CDS encoding phosphopantetheine-binding protein, translating to MADSDSLYDAGLSSLGTVRVLLAVEDAFGIEIPGELISFDLFRCIDSLERSLAPLMPDGSLAGAVSHRKGHQ from the coding sequence TTGGCCGATAGCGATAGCTTGTACGACGCTGGCTTGTCCTCCCTCGGTACGGTCCGTGTCCTGTTAGCGGTTGAAGATGCCTTTGGCATCGAAATACCTGGAGAGTTGATATCGTTCGACTTGTTTCGCTGTATCGATTCGCTGGAAAGGTCTCTCGCCCCCCTCATGCCGGACGGTAGCCTGGCGGGCGCTGTATCTCATCGTAAGGGACACCAATGA
- a CDS encoding serine aminopeptidase domain-containing protein has product MRPVTFGGCFGWLHLPAGGRAATGLVLCNPFGNEALCVHRGWRDFAESVTVACGMPVLRFDYPGTGDSEGDEEDPERFRAWVDSIIAAAEYLRTATGVTRLALCGLRLGATLAAVAAEQLANVDSVILMAPIISGKRYIRELRMQDLSCVKALAGQDAKQSPEEAPGVGALGFRMYADTLDQLASIDLTERQRRPAPRVLLHDIGVSESLNKLAQYYRGHGASADLQIFPEYDKFLLPDPTFCVPPRLAFDSVLEWLGAQCGTTAAPSVEILQPPADTRIDFAAGHEIPVVFGNGRYVGVICKPRNPNEHAPAVLIMNTAGVHRVGCARHSVLMARRLAAQGITSLRMDVGGVGDSVNHDGAPTIEAVYARHAVADAIAGVEWLIAARHPEIVMFGVCAGAYVSVHTTLKHPNVVGCMSINLPFFFWGAPTTKARAPSQVYMRSVRNPRKWLLLLTGRSDLRRIAVSLIRRWYERSAVRRLLADLERRDVRTSLVYGPLDAGLDELPKAGYLGTYKNVTMTVLEQLDHSLYSRTARDVVSNYVEAFLHERTFPVGRANVPDHQSARTASLNERAGWRPTSATGAHMARPD; this is encoded by the coding sequence ATGAGACCGGTCACCTTTGGTGGCTGTTTTGGGTGGCTGCATCTCCCTGCGGGCGGCCGGGCTGCCACGGGCCTGGTATTGTGCAACCCGTTCGGCAATGAGGCGCTATGTGTGCACCGCGGATGGCGCGACTTCGCGGAATCGGTAACGGTAGCCTGTGGCATGCCCGTCTTGCGCTTCGATTATCCGGGGACGGGCGACTCCGAGGGCGACGAGGAGGACCCGGAACGCTTTCGCGCATGGGTTGACAGCATCATCGCCGCGGCGGAATACCTGCGGACCGCTACCGGTGTCACACGGCTCGCGCTCTGCGGCTTACGTCTGGGTGCGACGTTAGCAGCAGTGGCCGCCGAGCAGCTTGCCAATGTCGACAGCGTGATATTGATGGCGCCGATCATCTCTGGCAAGCGCTACATCCGGGAACTGCGCATGCAGGATCTAAGCTGCGTCAAGGCCCTCGCTGGCCAGGATGCAAAGCAGTCGCCGGAGGAAGCGCCGGGAGTGGGCGCGCTAGGATTCCGCATGTATGCCGACACGCTGGATCAACTCGCTTCCATCGACCTCACAGAGCGCCAGCGGCGTCCCGCGCCCCGCGTGCTCTTGCACGATATCGGCGTTAGCGAGTCGTTGAACAAGCTCGCTCAGTACTACCGTGGCCACGGTGCGAGCGCAGATCTGCAGATCTTTCCAGAGTACGATAAATTCCTCTTGCCCGACCCGACATTTTGCGTGCCGCCGCGACTGGCCTTCGATAGCGTGCTCGAGTGGCTCGGCGCTCAGTGCGGCACGACAGCGGCGCCTTCCGTCGAAATTCTGCAGCCGCCGGCGGATACAAGGATCGACTTCGCGGCGGGTCATGAAATACCTGTCGTGTTCGGAAACGGACGCTATGTCGGTGTCATTTGCAAGCCCCGCAATCCAAACGAGCATGCCCCAGCTGTATTGATCATGAACACAGCGGGCGTTCATCGCGTTGGCTGCGCAAGGCATTCCGTGTTGATGGCTCGGAGGCTTGCGGCACAGGGAATCACCTCTTTACGCATGGACGTGGGCGGCGTTGGGGACAGCGTGAATCACGACGGTGCGCCGACCATCGAGGCTGTATATGCCCGTCATGCTGTCGCAGACGCGATAGCAGGAGTGGAATGGCTGATCGCGGCTCGACATCCGGAGATTGTCATGTTCGGCGTCTGCGCGGGCGCATACGTCAGCGTTCATACGACGCTAAAGCATCCAAATGTGGTGGGCTGCATGTCTATCAACCTGCCGTTCTTCTTTTGGGGGGCACCCACGACGAAGGCGCGTGCCCCCAGTCAGGTGTATATGCGGTCCGTCCGGAATCCCCGTAAATGGCTTCTATTGTTGACTGGCCGATCGGATCTGCGCAGGATCGCAGTAAGCCTGATACGTCGCTGGTACGAGCGCTCTGCTGTCCGCCGACTCCTCGCGGACCTCGAGCGGAGGGACGTACGGACTTCACTGGTGTACGGTCCGCTAGATGCGGGGCTCGACGAACTCCCAAAGGCTGGTTATCTCGGAACGTACAAGAACGTCACGATGACCGTACTGGAGCAGTTGGACCACTCACTATATTCAAGAACCGCACGCGACGTCGTATCAAATTATGTCGAGGCGTTCTTGCATGAGAGGACTTTCCCGGTTGGCCGAGCCAACGTCCCAGACCACCAAAGCGCGCGCACGGCCTCTCTCAACGAGAGGGCCGGCTGGCGGCCCACAAGCGCGACTGGCGCCCATATGGCAAGGCCCGACTGA
- a CDS encoding (2Fe-2S)-binding protein — protein MIHLTINGTRHALEIDPATPLLYALRDHLGLNGAKFGCGMGQCGACTVIVDNKPTFSCLTPVAAVGDGAIRTVESLGTADKPGRLQQAFIDHQAAQCGYCIAGMIMRAQSLLESNPRPTDAEILQHMEPNLCRCGTHMRILAAIRAASLAPETTRSKPESKQ, from the coding sequence ATGATCCACCTCACAATCAATGGCACCAGGCACGCCCTCGAGATCGATCCTGCGACGCCTCTGCTATATGCCCTCCGCGACCACCTCGGCCTCAATGGCGCCAAGTTCGGATGCGGCATGGGCCAGTGCGGCGCATGCACGGTAATCGTCGACAACAAGCCGACTTTCTCATGCCTCACGCCAGTCGCTGCAGTCGGCGATGGCGCTATCAGGACCGTCGAAAGCCTTGGCACCGCCGACAAGCCTGGGCGGCTCCAGCAGGCATTCATCGACCACCAGGCAGCGCAGTGCGGCTATTGCATTGCAGGGATGATCATGCGTGCCCAATCCCTGCTCGAAAGCAATCCGCGCCCGACCGACGCAGAGATCCTCCAGCACATGGAACCCAACCTGTGCCGGTGCGGCACACATATGCGGATCCTGGCGGCGATCCGTGCCGCAAGCCTCGCCCCCGAGACAACACGGTCGAAGCCGGAGAGCAAGCAATGA
- a CDS encoding H-NS family nucleoid-associated regulatory protein, whose amino-acid sequence MLLHTNVLRAYLFCAAGHRDSEAIESDLPEGPIEAMRFEATTEAVAEAPVEVVAIDEPRETSAPDELTEPAALLAPRYAQASEATPEETRAPKRNRKPKTVADVAAAEATTQETPIRKGRPKQITLHGAEAAPEARTQNTQTRKTRQKQKVPTATQSLTRSTLLAQLASVNAQLERLRPTEVPKIVEGIQQLMQEYELSIEDIAGKPSDEPAGRAVPTKTKAAPRPKYRDPKTGQTWSGRGRAPAWIGKKPERFLIDRLY is encoded by the coding sequence TTGCTACTCCATACAAATGTGCTTAGAGCCTATCTTTTTTGTGCTGCCGGGCATCGCGACTCGGAAGCGATTGAATCCGACTTGCCGGAAGGGCCCATTGAAGCCATGCGCTTCGAAGCGACTACTGAAGCTGTGGCCGAAGCTCCGGTTGAAGTCGTGGCCATTGACGAACCGAGGGAAACTTCCGCCCCGGACGAATTGACCGAACCGGCTGCCCTGCTTGCGCCGCGTTACGCGCAAGCTTCGGAAGCTACGCCTGAAGAGACGCGGGCCCCGAAGCGCAATCGGAAGCCGAAAACCGTTGCCGATGTTGCTGCCGCGGAAGCCACGACTCAAGAGACGCCAATCAGGAAGGGCAGGCCGAAGCAGATAACGCTGCATGGAGCGGAGGCGGCCCCGGAAGCGCGAACTCAGAATACGCAAACTCGTAAGACGCGACAGAAGCAAAAAGTGCCTACTGCAACCCAAAGCCTGACCAGATCCACACTGCTCGCGCAACTCGCATCTGTCAATGCCCAGCTTGAGCGGTTGCGTCCCACGGAAGTGCCAAAGATCGTGGAGGGGATTCAGCAATTAATGCAGGAGTATGAACTGAGCATTGAGGACATTGCGGGCAAGCCCAGTGATGAGCCCGCTGGCCGCGCTGTTCCAACCAAGACGAAGGCCGCGCCGCGTCCCAAGTACCGCGACCCCAAGACGGGCCAGACCTGGTCGGGCCGCGGTAGGGCTCCCGCGTGGATTGGCAAGAAGCCCGAGCGTTTCCTAATCGATCGTTTGTACTGA
- a CDS encoding xanthine dehydrogenase family protein molybdopterin-binding subunit → MTHHDDQNEDHVESPKRRALMMSGSLVVGFSLLPASNALAELVLADEGAAVRVGTKTERLAGSLKTNPFLDAWIKVSPDNHVTVYTGKVELGTGVRTALHQVAAEELQIAPHLITFLTADTARSPDEGLTAGSHTMADSGSALLNAAAQVRGLLSDAAARKFRVDVSTLTVADARITARDGRSVSFADLLPTVNLHVTAKVASPLREPGSFTVIGKSMPRTDIPAKVTGGASYVQDLRFPGMVHARVVLPPVYGAPLLAVGETKVRAMPGVVAVLRDGNLLAVVAQHEWQSVQAQRVLSAGCQWGKGRSLPRPQDVHAQLKGIATERIVIADNSAAMPQAVKTLSATYTKPYLMHGSIGPSAAVAHLDNGTLTVWTHSQGVYPLRDGLAEMLSMDKEKIRCIHVVGSGCYGHNGADDSAAHAAWIARALPGRPVRVQWMRDQEHVWDHYTPAMVTEVQASLSADGTIVNWDYALWSSSHNERVVNAGRLLPATLLAKPFKPAPSVPMTQPEGGGDRNAIPLYRLPKRHIVNNFSPTMPLRTSAMRSLGAHMNVFTIETFMDELAVAAGQDPVAFRLKHMDDPRAVDVIRLAASKFDWSDRKRKPGHGYGFAFGKYKNIMAYMAIALEVAIEKDTGKVRLVHAEAAVDCGQIVNPDGVRNQIEGGILQSASWTLYEQLKFDANGLRSFDWGTYPIMRFSSVPTQVNVHLIDRPGSPFLGVAEAPMGPTAGALGNAIFDATKLRLRDMPLAGESLRSKLIGS, encoded by the coding sequence ATGACCCACCACGACGATCAGAACGAGGATCATGTCGAGAGCCCGAAGCGCCGCGCCTTGATGATGTCCGGCTCGCTGGTAGTGGGCTTTTCCTTGTTGCCCGCGAGCAATGCTCTGGCGGAGCTGGTTCTTGCCGATGAGGGCGCGGCGGTCCGGGTCGGGACAAAGACGGAACGGCTGGCGGGTAGCCTCAAGACCAACCCTTTCCTCGACGCCTGGATCAAGGTCTCGCCCGACAATCACGTCACGGTCTACACGGGCAAGGTCGAACTCGGCACCGGTGTACGGACCGCGTTGCATCAGGTAGCCGCCGAAGAGTTACAGATCGCCCCCCATCTGATCACCTTCCTCACGGCAGATACCGCGCGATCGCCGGATGAAGGACTGACAGCCGGCAGCCATACGATGGCGGACAGCGGGAGCGCATTGCTCAATGCCGCCGCACAGGTACGTGGGTTGCTGAGCGACGCAGCGGCCAGAAAGTTTCGAGTGGATGTCTCCACGCTGACGGTGGCCGACGCCCGGATCACCGCGCGGGATGGCCGCTCCGTGAGCTTTGCCGACCTTCTGCCGACGGTCAACCTCCATGTCACCGCCAAAGTTGCCTCGCCGTTGCGTGAACCCGGATCGTTCACAGTAATCGGCAAGTCGATGCCGCGCACCGATATTCCGGCAAAGGTGACCGGTGGGGCGAGCTATGTGCAGGACCTCAGGTTCCCAGGCATGGTGCACGCCCGAGTGGTTCTCCCTCCCGTCTACGGCGCGCCATTGCTAGCCGTCGGCGAAACGAAGGTGCGCGCCATGCCAGGCGTTGTAGCCGTGCTACGCGACGGCAACCTGCTAGCCGTTGTCGCGCAGCATGAGTGGCAGTCCGTACAGGCGCAGCGTGTGCTGTCTGCCGGATGCCAATGGGGTAAGGGCCGTAGCCTGCCACGCCCCCAGGACGTACACGCGCAGCTCAAGGGAATTGCCACCGAGCGCATCGTGATCGCGGACAACAGTGCGGCGATGCCCCAAGCGGTGAAGACGCTTTCGGCGACCTACACCAAGCCATACCTGATGCATGGATCGATCGGTCCGTCCGCGGCCGTGGCTCATCTCGACAACGGCACGCTGACCGTCTGGACGCATTCTCAGGGGGTGTATCCCCTTCGCGATGGCCTGGCGGAAATGCTCTCGATGGACAAGGAGAAAATCCGCTGCATCCATGTCGTCGGATCCGGATGCTATGGACACAACGGCGCCGATGATTCCGCCGCCCATGCCGCGTGGATTGCCCGAGCGCTTCCCGGCCGACCCGTGCGCGTTCAGTGGATGCGCGATCAGGAGCACGTTTGGGATCACTACACACCGGCAATGGTCACCGAAGTCCAGGCATCGCTGTCGGCGGACGGGACGATCGTGAACTGGGACTATGCGCTGTGGAGCAGCTCTCATAATGAACGGGTCGTCAATGCGGGGCGACTATTGCCGGCCACGCTGCTCGCGAAGCCTTTCAAGCCTGCGCCGTCTGTGCCGATGACGCAGCCAGAGGGCGGCGGCGATCGGAACGCCATCCCGCTGTACCGCCTGCCGAAGCGCCATATCGTGAACAACTTCTCGCCCACCATGCCGCTTCGGACTTCCGCGATGCGGTCGCTGGGGGCTCACATGAACGTCTTCACGATCGAGACCTTCATGGATGAGCTTGCCGTGGCGGCCGGTCAAGACCCGGTAGCGTTCCGGCTAAAACATATGGACGACCCGCGAGCTGTCGATGTCATCCGTCTTGCCGCCAGCAAGTTCGACTGGAGCGATCGAAAACGCAAACCTGGTCACGGTTACGGCTTCGCGTTCGGAAAGTACAAGAACATCATGGCTTATATGGCGATTGCGCTGGAGGTCGCGATTGAGAAGGACACTGGAAAGGTCCGACTCGTTCATGCAGAAGCCGCTGTTGATTGCGGGCAGATCGTCAATCCTGATGGGGTCCGCAATCAAATCGAAGGCGGCATCCTTCAGTCGGCAAGCTGGACTCTCTATGAACAACTGAAGTTCGACGCCAATGGGTTACGCAGTTTCGATTGGGGGACGTATCCGATCATGCGGTTCTCCTCCGTGCCGACCCAAGTCAACGTTCACCTTATTGACCGTCCGGGGTCGCCGTTTCTGGGCGTCGCAGAAGCGCCCATGGGGCCCACGGCGGGTGCGCTTGGCAATGCCATCTTCGATGCCACGAAACTTCGGCTTCGCGATATGCCGTTGGCGGGCGAAAGCCTGCGCAGCAAGTTGATCGGGTCTTAG
- a CDS encoding amino acid adenylation domain-containing protein, with product MLHSYFFDSAARYSDSPALWVKDRLYSYGEIETRARRISAGLTAIARDKDIGRCLLFGYRSVEAYAGVLGILDAGMAYVPLNPKMPASRRATIIAQSGASLMLVDRGCASGLEDVLALLDEPPQIFLLDEDAPGSHVPSVASTVSTLPVAPYVRPQGAKGDVAYILFTSGSTGTPKGVPITHSNAEAYMNGQLQLQERTSHARHIQLCELSFDPSVHDMFVCWANGGCLYVPETVDPVYNADFIRRHEITHWSSVPSVVGFMQQMRKLTPGAFPSLRVSMFGGEQLPRSLALAWARAAPNSRLFNMYGPTEATIASTCFEVSAEFLDNPQHAVIPLGGALPGVELMIVDPDLRPVAAEQTGELLIAGPQIAGGYLSADGPSGNDRFVSKRYPGRDAHRWYRTGDIVRTTEAHGIVFHGRVDTQVKIRGNRVELEEVEHIVHARSGAALCAVIAWPLDEVGRAAGLVAFVTNPRVDTEAVLHACRQCLPDYAAPQRIVSLDAMPLNANGKIDRKALAEQCARTKIPA from the coding sequence ATGTTGCATTCATACTTTTTTGATTCCGCCGCGCGCTACAGTGACAGTCCAGCGTTATGGGTAAAGGACCGTCTATACAGTTACGGCGAGATTGAAACCCGGGCACGTCGTATCTCTGCAGGTCTTACAGCAATTGCGCGGGACAAGGACATTGGACGTTGTCTGCTGTTTGGATATCGCAGTGTCGAAGCCTATGCCGGCGTGCTCGGAATTCTCGATGCGGGGATGGCCTATGTGCCTCTCAATCCGAAGATGCCGGCTTCACGCAGGGCGACGATCATCGCGCAGTCCGGTGCGTCGTTGATGCTGGTTGATCGTGGTTGCGCCAGCGGGCTGGAGGATGTGCTGGCATTGCTTGACGAGCCCCCGCAAATTTTTCTGCTCGACGAGGACGCGCCCGGTTCGCACGTGCCTTCCGTCGCGTCCACCGTGTCTACGCTGCCTGTCGCGCCTTATGTGCGACCGCAAGGTGCCAAGGGCGACGTCGCTTACATACTCTTCACCTCGGGATCGACGGGGACGCCGAAGGGCGTGCCGATTACGCATTCGAACGCCGAGGCGTATATGAACGGGCAATTGCAGCTGCAAGAGCGAACCAGCCATGCACGTCATATCCAGCTCTGTGAGTTGAGCTTCGATCCATCCGTGCATGACATGTTCGTATGTTGGGCGAATGGTGGCTGCCTGTACGTGCCAGAGACTGTCGATCCCGTGTATAACGCCGACTTTATTAGACGTCATGAAATCACGCATTGGAGTAGTGTCCCGTCCGTGGTCGGCTTTATGCAGCAAATGCGCAAGCTGACACCGGGTGCCTTCCCGAGTCTTCGGGTCTCGATGTTTGGCGGTGAGCAGTTGCCTCGCTCTCTGGCGTTGGCGTGGGCGCGTGCCGCACCGAATAGCAGGCTGTTCAATATGTACGGGCCGACGGAAGCGACCATCGCCTCGACTTGCTTTGAAGTCAGCGCGGAATTTCTCGACAATCCGCAGCACGCGGTCATCCCGCTCGGGGGAGCACTCCCGGGGGTAGAGTTGATGATCGTTGACCCGGACCTCCGACCTGTCGCCGCCGAGCAGACCGGTGAGTTGCTGATCGCGGGCCCACAGATTGCCGGTGGCTATTTGTCAGCGGACGGCCCATCTGGCAATGACAGGTTCGTCTCGAAGCGTTATCCGGGCCGTGATGCGCACCGCTGGTATCGGACCGGTGACATCGTGCGGACGACTGAAGCGCACGGGATTGTATTTCACGGGCGTGTGGATACGCAGGTCAAGATTCGAGGTAACCGTGTCGAACTGGAGGAAGTCGAGCATATCGTCCACGCGCGCAGCGGTGCCGCGCTCTGCGCGGTGATTGCCTGGCCCCTCGATGAGGTGGGGCGGGCGGCTGGGCTCGTAGCCTTCGTGACAAATCCCCGAGTAGACACCGAGGCGGTCTTACATGCGTGTCGGCAGTGCTTGCCCGACTATGCGGCGCCCCAGCGGATCGTGTCACTCGACGCAATGCCGCTTAACGCAAATGGAAAAATCGACAGGAAAGCGCTAGCCGAGCAGTGCGCGCGCACCAAAATTCCTGCGTGA
- a CDS encoding c-type cytochrome yields the protein MKARHRFFPLLTFAAAAAIVAVAVSIYLTWEKAMAPTAPPVPSSFDRQLVLHGSRVAALGDCAVCHTAPGGKPYAGGLPLATPFGTIYTTNITPDAETGIGSWSLEAFTRAMRRGISRDGHQLYPAFPYIHYTRMSDGDIAAAYAFLMQRDPVVSKAPDNALIFPLNFRPLVAFWNVLFLREGPEPTDASRDDKWNRGRELVNGLGHCAACHTPLNPIGGEQWGKAFDGGVVDGWEAPSLNTLTSSPHPWTKSQLIAYLRTGMSSQHSAAAGPMLPVTQELATVPEEDVDAIATYLLSLQKPRTRDVMPPDHAGADKTSIQRGAVLFSAACAACHGENSPMQSLGQRPSLATSTTVNAATPRNTVQMMLEGVQWQGEREVHYMPPFKHMLNDRQIADIANYLRATYTDQPPWKDVVQTAADIRKGDQSR from the coding sequence ATGAAAGCCCGACATCGGTTCTTCCCACTACTGACCTTCGCGGCGGCCGCGGCGATCGTTGCCGTCGCCGTCTCGATCTATCTGACGTGGGAAAAAGCGATGGCTCCGACGGCCCCTCCCGTGCCCTCCTCATTCGACCGACAACTGGTCCTGCATGGCTCGCGAGTCGCGGCGCTCGGTGATTGCGCGGTCTGCCACACGGCACCGGGCGGCAAGCCCTACGCGGGTGGCCTGCCGCTTGCTACCCCGTTCGGCACCATCTACACGACCAACATTACGCCGGACGCGGAGACGGGCATTGGGTCATGGTCGCTCGAGGCTTTCACCCGCGCCATGCGCCGTGGCATCTCGAGGGACGGCCATCAGCTCTATCCCGCATTTCCGTACATACATTACACGCGGATGTCGGACGGCGACATCGCCGCCGCGTATGCGTTTCTGATGCAACGCGACCCGGTCGTTAGCAAGGCGCCCGACAACGCCCTCATCTTCCCCCTCAATTTCCGGCCGCTCGTCGCTTTCTGGAACGTCCTGTTCCTGCGAGAAGGCCCGGAACCCACGGATGCGTCTCGCGATGACAAATGGAACCGCGGACGCGAACTGGTGAACGGGCTTGGCCACTGCGCAGCATGTCACACCCCTCTCAACCCGATTGGCGGCGAACAGTGGGGGAAGGCGTTCGATGGCGGCGTGGTGGACGGTTGGGAAGCACCCTCGCTCAACACCCTCACCTCGTCGCCGCACCCGTGGACGAAATCGCAGTTGATCGCGTACCTGCGTACCGGCATGTCATCGCAGCACAGCGCCGCCGCTGGCCCGATGCTGCCGGTCACGCAAGAGTTGGCCACCGTGCCCGAGGAGGATGTGGACGCCATCGCTACCTATCTTCTATCGCTACAGAAGCCGCGCACCCGCGACGTTATGCCGCCCGATCATGCCGGTGCGGACAAGACCTCCATCCAGCGAGGCGCGGTCCTGTTCTCGGCCGCATGCGCGGCGTGTCACGGTGAGAACTCGCCCATGCAAAGCCTTGGTCAACGGCCGAGCCTCGCGACAAGCACCACGGTCAATGCGGCCACGCCGCGCAATACCGTGCAAATGATGTTGGAAGGCGTGCAATGGCAAGGAGAGCGGGAGGTGCACTACATGCCGCCGTTCAAACACATGCTGAATGATCGCCAGATAGCCGACATCGCTAACTATCTACGCGCGACCTATACCGACCAGCCGCCCTGGAAGGATGTCGTGCAGACCGCGGCCGACATTCGGAAGGGAGACCAATCGCGATGA
- a CDS encoding helix-turn-helix transcriptional regulator produces MSIRNSSTGDEIAAEIGARLRVKRLERNLTTDELAKRAGLGRNAIGDLEAGKDVRVSTLIKVMRALNMLSNLDAAVPDALPTGAALNQRGQVRERARKPKEM; encoded by the coding sequence ATGTCTATCCGCAACTCCTCAACCGGTGACGAGATTGCCGCAGAAATCGGCGCTCGGTTACGCGTCAAGCGCCTCGAGCGCAACCTCACCACCGACGAACTCGCGAAGCGCGCCGGCCTCGGAAGAAACGCCATAGGCGACCTCGAGGCCGGCAAAGACGTGCGTGTTTCGACCCTCATCAAGGTCATGCGCGCACTCAACATGCTCAGCAACCTTGACGCTGCCGTTCCGGATGCCTTGCCCACGGGCGCAGCGCTCAACCAACGCGGTCAGGTCAGGGAGCGCGCTCGCAAACCAAAGGAGATGTAG